The following are encoded in a window of Terriglobales bacterium genomic DNA:
- the glk gene encoding glucokinase, protein MILAGDVGGTSVRLAYFERKQGHLVPVAEEIKHARDYPSLAAAVVDFHSKQKLAVACACFGVAGPVTGRVVKASNLPWIIDAAALEASTGIKNVHLINDLEANAYGLAELEDTDFELLTPGIPGREGNAAVISAGTGLGEAGLFWDGTRHIPFAAEGGHADFGPANDLQAELWQYLHKKYGHVSWERVLSGPGQFGIYEFLRETGKGTEEAWLTEEFKNSDDHSVVVTRNGLSGKSPLCEQAVNIFAEIYGAAAGNLALKIFAVHGVYVGGGIAPKILSKLREPRFMNAFRNKGRLRPLMESIPVRVVLNDKTALLGAAHVAMMYCEPGKANTKVTEETEEVTRNS, encoded by the coding sequence ATGATCCTCGCCGGTGACGTCGGCGGGACCAGCGTGCGTCTCGCGTACTTCGAGAGGAAACAAGGCCATCTCGTTCCCGTTGCCGAGGAGATCAAGCACGCACGCGACTATCCGAGCCTCGCTGCTGCAGTTGTGGATTTTCACAGTAAGCAGAAGCTCGCGGTCGCCTGCGCGTGTTTCGGCGTCGCTGGTCCTGTCACTGGCCGTGTAGTGAAAGCGTCGAACCTGCCCTGGATCATCGATGCTGCCGCACTCGAAGCGAGCACCGGAATTAAGAACGTCCATCTCATCAACGATCTCGAAGCGAACGCTTACGGCCTTGCCGAACTCGAAGACACAGACTTCGAACTTCTCACGCCGGGCATTCCGGGCCGCGAAGGAAACGCCGCTGTAATCTCCGCCGGAACAGGCTTGGGTGAAGCCGGACTGTTTTGGGACGGCACTCGCCACATTCCGTTCGCCGCCGAAGGCGGACACGCCGACTTTGGGCCCGCCAACGATCTGCAAGCCGAACTCTGGCAGTACCTGCACAAAAAGTACGGACACGTGAGTTGGGAACGCGTGCTCTCCGGCCCCGGCCAGTTCGGCATCTACGAGTTTCTGCGCGAGACCGGCAAAGGAACGGAAGAAGCCTGGCTGACTGAGGAGTTCAAGAACAGCGACGATCATTCGGTGGTGGTTACGCGCAACGGCCTGAGCGGAAAGAGCCCGTTGTGCGAGCAGGCGGTGAATATCTTTGCCGAGATCTATGGAGCGGCCGCAGGCAATCTCGCTTTGAAAATCTTCGCAGTCCACGGCGTGTACGTCGGTGGAGGGATTGCACCGAAAATTCTTTCAAAGCTGCGGGAGCCTCGTTTCATGAATGCCTTTCGCAATAAGGGTCGTTTGCGTCCATTGATGGAGAGCATTCCCGTGCGTGTGGTGCTGAACGACAAGACCGCTCTGCTCGGCGCCGCCCACGTTGCGATGATGTATTGCGAACCGGGAAAGGCGAACACGAAGGTCACGGAGGAAACGGAGGAGGTCACAAGGAATTCTTAG
- the pgl gene encoding 6-phosphogluconolactonase, which yields MPEKPSIRILDDLQAIARAAAEEFIVRCQQSIKDHGRFTVALSGGSTPKALHAVLVERFKANPKLIEWSRVQIFFGDERHVPPDHPDSNFRMANETLLSKVPISKENIHRIHCENPDAAKAAAEYDAELAKAFRLKESEFPRFDLILLGMGPDGHTASLFPKTAALNELSKRVVANWVDKFNTWRVTFTRPTINNAASVMLMVAGEDKAAALAEVMDGGSPEMYPVKYVKPTNARLVWLLDRAAAKLVKVSS from the coding sequence ATGCCTGAGAAACCGAGCATCCGAATTCTCGATGATTTGCAAGCAATTGCCCGAGCTGCCGCCGAAGAATTCATTGTGCGCTGCCAGCAATCGATCAAAGATCACGGGCGATTCACGGTCGCGCTCTCTGGAGGCTCAACTCCAAAGGCGCTCCATGCAGTCTTAGTTGAGCGCTTCAAAGCAAATCCGAAGCTCATCGAATGGTCACGCGTGCAAATCTTTTTCGGTGACGAGCGACATGTTCCGCCGGATCATCCCGACAGCAACTTCCGCATGGCGAATGAGACGCTACTGTCGAAGGTGCCGATCTCGAAAGAAAACATTCATCGCATCCATTGCGAAAATCCGGATGCTGCTAAGGCTGCGGCGGAATACGATGCAGAGCTCGCGAAGGCTTTTCGATTAAAAGAGAGCGAGTTTCCACGCTTCGATCTGATTCTTCTCGGCATGGGTCCGGACGGACACACTGCTTCACTGTTTCCCAAAACGGCAGCGCTGAATGAACTCAGTAAGCGCGTCGTCGCGAATTGGGTCGACAAGTTCAATACGTGGCGAGTGACGTTTACAAGGCCAACCATCAACAACGCCGCGTCGGTGATGCTGATGGTTGCAGGCGAAGATAAGGCCGCCGCGCTGGCCGAGGTCATGGATGGTGGAAGTCCGGAAATGTATCCGGTGAAATACGTGAAGCCGACGAATGCACGGCTTGTTTGGCTATTGGATCGCGCAGCGGCGAAGTTAGTGAAGGTATCGAGCTAA